In Erpetoichthys calabaricus chromosome 4, fErpCal1.3, whole genome shotgun sequence, one genomic interval encodes:
- the ildr1a gene encoding immunoglobulin-like domain-containing receptor 1a: MRKSILACLLPTGCLAILVSVPDTTRYTTMFASVTMRCDYSTSANMQLVVVTWRYKSFCRDPILDYYSSGYQAAVALGQDPVNDCPDSQREVRTVIQKTGTNEPILGVDYAQRKITIQNKADLVINEVMWWDNGVYFCIVEAPGDTAGDPDKEVKLIVYNWLVVIFIILGFILLIILLSICWCQCCPHRCCCYVRCPCCPTKCCCPEKAIIQHRIMKEAQKALMPWSAGHIYDPVGSYRSSSHHTPQMHKDYSLKHNIPMIPMQQQSHHSNKSVLDYLESQVRNLDTVQPLQQPLLPSNHVQFQTPPSVLSSLNEIGVREIDRRVIHLPPIVERIPSSHSTNNSARRNATSSGFRGQHSEAELVGRGVHGQGGSRSSRGSHSEQDNRNRRREPQNNNRNHWRDQYSRPRDWRSYSDESDYDDRRGGPNMRRNNIGSYSQPRQEREQYRDDYNPGRHRPRRRQRSYSPPGRRGSWSSDDDSSRAAGNNRRRNKDHSAEWPEKPPSYRSIEILPNRSHNGSNRVHERYSERSSRSGRSVVL, from the exons GATGTTTGGCTATCCTTGTCTCAGTGCCAGACACTACACGTTACACTACCATGTTTGCTTCAGTTACAATGAGATGTGACTATTCCACCTCTGCAAATATGCAACTAGTTGTGGTCACTTGGCGCTACAAGTCTTTCTGCAGGGACCCAATCCTGGACTATTATTCATCAG GTTATCAAGCTGCTGTGGCCCTAGGACAGGATCCTGTAAATGACTGTCCAGACAGCCAAAGAGAAGTTAGAACTGTAATCCAAAAAACTGGAACAAATGAGCCCATTCTAGGAGTGGACTACGCACAGAGAAAAATTACAATTCAGAACA AGGCTGACCTGGTGATAAATGAAGTTATGTGGTGGGATAATGGGGTTTACTTCTGCATTGTAGAAGCCCCAGGTGACACTGCAGGTGATCCAGATAAAGAAGTTAAGCTGATCGTTTATA ATTGGCTTGTGGTGATTTTCATCATCCTGGGTTTCATCCTGTTAATTATACTGCTTTCCATTTGTTGGTGCCAGTGTTGTCCGCATCGTTGCTGCTGTTATGTTCGTTGTCCCTGCTGCCCAACTAAGTGCTGCTGTCCAGAAAAAG CTATAATACAACACAGAATAATGAAAGAAGCACAGAAGGCTTTAATGCCATGGTCAGCAGGACACATTTATGATCCCGTGGGCTCTTACAGGTCATCATCTCATCACACCCCTCAAATGCACAAAG ATTACTCTTTAAAGCACAATATTCCAATGATCCCAATGCAACAACAATCTCACCATAGCAATAAGTCTGTCCTTGATTACCTTGAAAGCCAGGTGAGAAATTTAGACACAGTCCAGCCACTACAACAGCCTCTGCTACCAAGTAATCATGTGCAGTTCCAGACCCCTCCAAGTGTACTGTCTTCACTGAACGAGATTGGTGTGCGTGAAATCGATAGACGTGTCATTCACCTGCCACCAATTGTTGAAAGAATACCCTCTTCCCATTCAACCAACAACTCCGCACGAAggaatgcaacttcttctggatTCAGAGGTCAACATTCTGAAGCTGAATTGGTTGGTAGAGGGGTGCATGGCCAAGGAGGATCAAGATCCAGTCGAGGATCCCACTCAGAGCAAGACAACAGGAACCGGAGGAGAGAGCCACAGAATAACAATCGCAATCACTGGAGAGATCAGTACTCTCGTCCAAGAGACTGGCGAAGTTACAGTGATGAGTCAGACTATGATGATCGCAGAGGGGGACCAAACATGAGAAGAAATAATATTGGCAGCTACTCCCAACCCAGGCAGGAGAGAGAACAATATCGAGATGACTATAACCCCGGTAGGCATCGCCCACGTCGTAGACAGAGAAGTTATTCTCCTCCTGGCCGAAGAGGGTCTTGGAGTTCTGATGATGACAGCAGCAGAGCGGCTGGAAATAACCGAAGGAGAAACAAAGATCACAGTGCGGAGTGGCCAGAAAAACCTCCTAGCTACCGCTCCATTGAGATCTTGCCAAACCGAAGTCATAATGGTTCAAACAGAGTTCATGAAAGATATTCA GAAAGAAGCTCACGAAGTGGCAGAAGCGTGGTGCTATAA